Genomic window (Nevskiales bacterium):
TGTCCAAAGGCTTCGAGATCTAAGCGCGTCGCGCAGGCGACCAACAGAAGGCGGGCGCCGGGAGGCGCCCGCCTTTTTTGTGTCCGCATCATCGCTTGAACACGATCGGGCGCAAGGCTACACTTGTCCAATATACAGTACAAGTGAAGCCATGCGAGTCATCAACTTTTCCGACGCGCGCAATAACCTCAAACAGGTCATCGACGGCGTGGTGGCGGACGCCGATTTCGCCGTGATCACCCGGCGCGATGCGCCCGATGCCGTGGTGATGTCGCTGGACACTTTCAACGGCATCATGGAAACGGCGCATCTGCTCAGATCGCCGGCCAACGCCGCGCACCTGGCGCGCTCCATCAATCAGCTCAGGAAGGGCCGGGTCAGAGCACGGAAGCTCAAGGATGCTCGATAGAATCGTGTGGACCGCCGCGGCCTGGCAGGACTACCTCTACTGGCAGAGGCAGGACCGCAAGACCCTGCGACGGATCAACCTGCTGATCCAGGATTGTCTGCGTAACCCATTCGCGGGTATCGGCAAGCCCGAGGCTTTGCGCGAAAACCTGAGCGGCTTCTGGTCGCGGCGCATCGACGACACGCACCGGCTGGTCTACACCGTACAGGGCCGTCATCTGGCGATCGTCGCCTGTCGCTATCACTACGAATAATCGCAGACGATAGCCGTGCACTATAACGGTGCGCAAATGTATACGAATGGTGCAGCGCGAGCGCTTTGCCCTGCACAGATTGTACAAAATAGTGTGCAAATAAGCCCATGCACAGAGTCACCGTCAGCGAATTCCGCGCCAACATCAGCCACTAACTACAAGGGGCTGGTGCGCGCCGGCGCGCGCATCGAAGTGACCGAGCACGGCCAGCCGGCCTTTGTCGTGAGCCCGCCAGGCGAGGAGGCCGGCAGCGCACTGCGATGGCTGCAGTCGCTGGCGGCGACCGCGCGGATCCGGGATGTCGAGTCCCCCATCGCTGAGGCATGGAGCGCCCAGGCAGATGAAAACATCGGTCGTTTGTGACACGCACGCGCTGATTTACTGGTCGCTGGCGCCGAAGAGGCTCGGGGCTGGCGCGAGCAAATCGATCGAGCAGGCGCGCAAGCAGGGCGAGATATTCTGCGCCGACATCTCGCTATGGGAAATTGCCAGGCTGGTCGAAAAGGGCCGGCTGGAACTGGGCGTTGCCGCAGAAGCGTATCTGGACAATCTGGTGACGGCGCTTGGGCTGACTGCGCTGCCGGTCTCGCCACGCATTGCCGCATTGGCCCAGTCAGGGCGGTTCCAGCAAAAGGATCCGGCGGATCGCCTGATCGGGGCGACGGCGCTGGCGCTCAACGCGCCGTTGGTCATCCGCGATGCATCCTTCAGCCAGGTC
Coding sequences:
- a CDS encoding type II toxin-antitoxin system prevent-host-death family antitoxin, translated to MRVINFSDARNNLKQVIDGVVADADFAVITRRDAPDAVVMSLDTFNGIMETAHLLRSPANAAHLARSINQLRKGRVRARKLKDAR
- a CDS encoding Txe/YoeB family addiction module toxin, coding for MLDRIVWTAAAWQDYLYWQRQDRKTLRRINLLIQDCLRNPFAGIGKPEALRENLSGFWSRRIDDTHRLVYTVQGRHLAIVACRYHYE
- a CDS encoding type II toxin-antitoxin system VapC family toxin: MKTSVVCDTHALIYWSLAPKRLGAGASKSIEQARKQGEIFCADISLWEIARLVEKGRLELGVAAEAYLDNLVTALGLTALPVSPRIAALAQSGRFQQKDPADRLIGATALALNAPLVIRDASFSQVAGLRLLWS